The Dermochelys coriacea isolate rDerCor1 chromosome 7, rDerCor1.pri.v4, whole genome shotgun sequence genome window below encodes:
- the FAM241B gene encoding protein FAM241B, with protein sequence MVRILANGDIVQDDDPRVRANAQQRENTSWQEFFNVVPNAGHARPQQQAARPGGRSPFSKLNQQLVNMGFPIWNLGNQVVEPVMSILLLFLLMMVGVRGLLLVGLIYVVSHLSQR encoded by the exons ATGGTCCGGATTTTGGCCAATGGAGATATTGTACAGGATGATGACCCCCGGGTGAGAGCAAATGCTCAGCAAAGGGAGAACACCTCCTGGCAG GAGTTTTTCAACGTGGTGCCTAATGCAGGCCATGCTCGACCGCAGCAGCAGGCTGCCAGGCCTGGGGGGCGCtctccattttcaaaactgaaccaGCAGCTAGTGAACATGGGATTCCCCATCTGGAACCTCGGGAACCAGGTGGTGGAGCCGGTGATGTCcatcctgctgctcttcctgctcATGATGGTGGGCGTGCGTGGCCTCCTCTTGGTGGGCCTTATCTACGTGGTCTCACACCTGAGCCAGCGGTGA